In Armatimonadota bacterium, the following are encoded in one genomic region:
- a CDS encoding BON domain-containing protein, translating into MLRAFFAISLCFSLLAVQAQDLSGLLSGDRYPVSMKLKDLTSEWKRVKLTLVGSGDGQGDLMKQLMPMMMLGSTMSSEPGGGESGAEAMMGMAFLNQMFGGGDKGDAAYTKGETLQIAGQTFLVTYRIKSESKDFMTLMMESMASGDEPDPSTLFGGGANADSELDLSLVNIASIARLEGIAKFDLEKELESLNKSGSSMFDMFKDMAEGMEGEATIGNEVRAEPVPLLNMSRYVYDSINEDAELRRAGVYVAQSGTKVILTGRVANASQKAKAERMARKALDEMGSNYTIENTIEVKRRR; encoded by the coding sequence ATGTTGAGAGCGTTTTTTGCGATTTCATTGTGCTTTAGTCTGTTGGCTGTGCAGGCGCAGGACCTGTCTGGACTGCTGTCGGGCGATCGATATCCCGTAAGCATGAAGCTTAAGGACTTGACTTCCGAATGGAAGCGGGTCAAGTTGACCCTTGTCGGATCGGGGGACGGCCAAGGAGACCTCATGAAGCAATTGATGCCCATGATGATGCTTGGCTCTACGATGTCGAGCGAGCCGGGCGGCGGCGAATCGGGCGCGGAAGCGATGATGGGCATGGCCTTCCTCAATCAAATGTTCGGCGGCGGCGATAAAGGCGACGCGGCCTACACCAAGGGCGAAACGCTGCAGATTGCAGGGCAGACGTTCCTGGTTACCTATCGGATCAAATCTGAATCAAAAGACTTCATGACCCTTATGATGGAATCGATGGCTTCTGGCGACGAGCCTGACCCTTCGACATTGTTCGGAGGGGGCGCAAACGCGGACAGCGAACTGGATCTGAGCCTCGTCAACATTGCGTCTATCGCCCGTTTAGAGGGCATTGCCAAGTTCGATCTCGAGAAGGAACTCGAATCGCTAAACAAGTCTGGCTCATCCATGTTCGACATGTTCAAGGACATGGCCGAGGGCATGGAGGGCGAGGCGACTATAGGCAACGAAGTTCGAGCCGAGCCCGTGCCATTGCTGAATATGTCCCGTTATGTCTACGATTCGATCAACGAGGATGCGGAGTTGAGGCGCGCGGGCGTCTATGTCGCACAATCTGGAACGAAGGTCATATTGACCGGTCGCGTTGCCAATGCTTCGCAAAAGGCAAAAGCGGAGAGGATGGCTCGCAAGGCGCTGGATGAGATGGGCAGCAACTATACGATCGAGAACACGATCGAGGTCAAGCGAAGAAGATAG
- a CDS encoding succinate dehydrogenase has translation MAYARNPLAKRHSWLKSSRKDSWWIPQLFTAIVLLGFIGYANFRVFENAHYEFGTLLSPFYSPLLFGPADSHHAWFSKPDWLPRWISPAFLILWAPAGFRLTCYYYRGAYYKAIWQDPPGCGVGEPRKGYLGEKFLPLVVQNLHRYFLYFALLFIPILTWDVWNACWDGYGDSRRFSIGLGTLLLFGATATLALYTFSCHSLRHLIGGNRDKLSDRPAQFACYNCVSALNKNHMLYAWISLFLVAFADLYVRLCSTGAISDLRFF, from the coding sequence ATGGCTTACGCTCGTAATCCGCTGGCCAAGCGGCACAGTTGGCTCAAGTCGTCCCGCAAAGACAGTTGGTGGATTCCTCAGCTTTTCACGGCGATCGTGCTCCTTGGGTTCATCGGATATGCGAACTTTCGCGTGTTCGAGAACGCCCATTACGAATTTGGCACCCTGCTCTCGCCGTTCTATTCGCCCCTTCTCTTTGGTCCCGCAGACAGCCATCATGCCTGGTTCTCCAAGCCAGATTGGCTGCCTCGCTGGATCTCGCCCGCGTTCTTGATCCTGTGGGCTCCGGCGGGCTTTAGGCTGACTTGCTACTACTATCGCGGCGCATACTATAAGGCTATCTGGCAAGATCCGCCCGGTTGCGGCGTCGGCGAACCTCGAAAAGGCTATTTGGGCGAGAAATTTTTGCCCTTGGTCGTGCAGAACCTTCATCGCTATTTTCTTTACTTTGCCCTTCTCTTTATCCCGATTCTAACGTGGGACGTTTGGAACGCTTGCTGGGACGGCTATGGCGATTCGAGACGATTCAGCATCGGGCTGGGCACGCTGTTGCTATTTGGAGCAACGGCTACGCTCGCGCTCTATACCTTTTCGTGCCATTCGTTGCGGCATTTGATCGGCGGCAATCGGGATAAGCTCTCTGATCGGCCAGCCCAGTTTGCTTGTTACAACTGCGTATCGGCGCTCAATAAAAATCACATGCTCTATGCCTGGATCAGCCTCTTCTTGGTAGCCTTTGCCGATCTGTACGTCCGGCTGTGCTCGACAGGGGCAATTAGCGACTTGAGGTTCTTTTGA
- a CDS encoding fumarate reductase/succinate dehydrogenase flavoprotein subunit, which yields MSERQTHEHDVLVIGAGGAGLRAAIEASAKGLKVGLVCKSLLGKAHTVMAEGGVAAAMGNVDDRDNWRVHFADTMRGGQYLNHWRMAQLHAQQAPDRVRELEAWGALFDRTKDGRILQRNFGGHAYPRLAHVGDRTGLEMIRTLQDHGIHMGIEVFMECAVIRLLTDGGRVAGAFGYFRENGRFVVFKAKAIIVCTGGIGKAYQITSNSWEYTADGQALAYQAGADLKDMEFVQFHPTGMVWPPSAKGILVTEGVRGEGGILVNSEGRRFMFDDIPDNYRNQTASDEEEGWRYITGDKNAKRPPELLTRDHVARCIVREIKAGRGSPHGGVFLDIAWIKKHIPHAPEHIKKKLPSMYHQFKELAGVDITETPMEVGPTCHYVMGGIAVDPDSQMATVPGLFAAGESAAGLHGANRLGGNSLSDLLVFGKLAGDGAAAYVGDCPNVEPDKSQIDDAEQWALSFFNQPSRDDNPFKIQQDLQAMMQDLAGIVRTGEEMARALEELSKLKARAAVVPVDGNREFNPGWHTAMALDNLLIASEAIVRCALERKESRGGHFRDDYPSKSEEFAKVNHIVKRGADGKMELSAQPVAEMPQELKEIIEEFK from the coding sequence ATGTCGGAGCGGCAGACGCACGAGCACGATGTGCTGGTTATCGGTGCGGGCGGCGCGGGCCTAAGGGCCGCCATTGAGGCTTCTGCGAAGGGCCTGAAAGTCGGATTGGTCTGCAAATCTCTATTGGGCAAAGCCCACACGGTGATGGCCGAAGGCGGCGTGGCGGCAGCCATGGGCAATGTGGACGACCGCGACAACTGGCGAGTCCACTTTGCCGATACTATGCGCGGCGGCCAGTACCTCAACCATTGGCGCATGGCGCAACTGCACGCCCAACAAGCTCCCGATCGGGTTCGCGAATTAGAAGCGTGGGGCGCGCTCTTTGATCGAACCAAAGACGGTCGGATTCTTCAGCGGAATTTTGGCGGCCATGCCTATCCTCGCTTGGCGCACGTGGGCGATCGCACCGGTCTGGAGATGATTCGCACTCTCCAAGATCATGGCATCCACATGGGCATAGAGGTCTTCATGGAGTGCGCAGTCATCCGCTTGCTGACGGACGGCGGGCGGGTTGCGGGCGCGTTCGGATATTTTCGAGAGAACGGTCGATTCGTCGTTTTTAAGGCCAAAGCGATCATCGTCTGCACGGGGGGGATTGGCAAGGCCTATCAGATCACTAGCAACAGCTGGGAATACACGGCGGATGGACAAGCATTGGCGTATCAAGCCGGCGCCGACTTAAAGGATATGGAGTTCGTTCAGTTCCACCCGACCGGCATGGTTTGGCCTCCCAGCGCAAAGGGGATTTTGGTTACCGAAGGCGTTCGCGGCGAGGGCGGCATTTTGGTCAACAGCGAAGGTCGGCGCTTCATGTTCGACGACATTCCCGATAACTATCGCAATCAGACCGCAAGCGACGAGGAAGAGGGATGGCGGTACATAACGGGCGACAAGAATGCCAAACGGCCGCCCGAGTTGCTCACGAGGGACCATGTGGCGCGCTGCATTGTGCGCGAGATCAAGGCTGGGCGCGGCAGTCCGCACGGCGGCGTCTTTCTTGACATTGCATGGATCAAAAAGCACATTCCCCATGCCCCCGAGCACATTAAGAAGAAACTCCCCAGCATGTACCACCAGTTCAAAGAGTTGGCCGGAGTGGACATTACGGAGACTCCGATGGAAGTCGGTCCGACTTGCCACTACGTCATGGGCGGAATCGCAGTCGATCCGGACAGTCAGATGGCGACCGTGCCCGGGCTGTTTGCTGCGGGAGAATCTGCGGCAGGGCTGCACGGCGCCAACCGTCTGGGCGGCAACTCGCTGAGCGATCTGCTGGTGTTTGGCAAGCTGGCGGGGGACGGCGCGGCGGCATACGTCGGTGATTGCCCCAACGTCGAGCCTGACAAGTCCCAAATCGACGATGCGGAGCAGTGGGCGCTCAGCTTCTTCAATCAGCCTTCCCGAGACGACAATCCGTTCAAGATTCAGCAGGACCTTCAAGCCATGATGCAAGACCTGGCCGGCATCGTTCGGACGGGCGAAGAGATGGCGCGCGCATTGGAAGAACTCTCGAAGCTGAAGGCGCGCGCGGCGGTCGTACCGGTCGACGGCAATCGCGAGTTCAATCCAGGCTGGCACACCGCGATGGCGCTGGACAACTTGCTGATCGCTTCGGAAGCGATCGTGCGCTGCGCGTTAGAGCGCAAAGAAAGCCGCGGCGGCCACTTCCGCGACGACTACCCGAGCAAGTCTGAGGAGTTTGCCAAGGTCAACCACATAGTAAAGCGAGGCGCCGACGGCAAAATGGAACTTTCGGCACAGCCCGTTGCCGAAATGCCCCAGGAACTCAAAGAGATCATCGAGGAGTTTAAGTAA
- a CDS encoding VOC family protein — protein sequence MRKGAINRVSEVALWTKDLDEAKRFYLDRLGFEVVEEDVGRNAFLRSGDFLLVLFDKTNPNTALANAYLERKGGPRGEVYHLAFQIDPAELDESAESLRTDGLEVSGPVEFASGRRSYFVEDPDEHWIELTDR from the coding sequence ATGAGAAAAGGTGCCATCAACCGCGTATCGGAAGTCGCGCTTTGGACAAAGGACTTAGACGAAGCTAAGCGGTTTTACCTTGACCGGCTTGGGTTCGAGGTAGTCGAAGAAGATGTCGGCCGCAACGCATTCTTGAGGTCGGGAGACTTTCTCTTGGTGTTGTTCGACAAGACAAATCCGAACACGGCGCTGGCCAACGCTTATTTGGAGCGCAAGGGCGGTCCTCGGGGAGAGGTCTACCACTTGGCGTTCCAGATCGATCCTGCAGAGTTGGACGAGTCTGCCGAAAGCCTCAGGACGGACGGTCTTGAAGTATCCGGCCCAGTTGAGTTTGCATCGGGGCGTCGGTCTTACTTTGTCGAAGATCCGGACGAGCATTGGATCGAACTGACAGACAGGTAG
- a CDS encoding DUF1385 domain-containing protein, with product MFSGPVSDRFRRAPSLYAQDSLQRAARMMQETGAPALAVTRAGIPIGLVSYAQIRPRLNREGAESQTVESIMLNDALAIQQDAALIEAIGALQRSAQTALIVVDTEGRYVGILSDIDLIAPAHQALKPPMIGGLATPLGVYLTTATARAGPGDLALALTGMMMFGLFVISMTAVSAGAELVQANTSFPLKSYMNSPFAGAWNMADMVGAAARGFQIVLFLALLRFLPLAGAHAAEHKVVHAIERGEPLVLEAVRRMPRVHPRCGTNLAAAVFLFLGMTQAFMYLFPGAGSEGHTLMALLFTLFTWRGFGALLQAAATTKPPNDRQIEDAIRVGKELLERHRNLSHVQPTFGLRLWNSGLFQVLIGGLFAGTIVSALQLFLGISLLPQ from the coding sequence ATGTTCTCCGGCCCTGTCTCCGATCGATTCCGCCGCGCTCCATCGCTTTATGCTCAAGACAGTCTTCAACGCGCAGCTCGAATGATGCAGGAGACGGGCGCGCCTGCATTGGCGGTTACTCGCGCCGGCATCCCCATTGGCCTCGTTTCTTACGCCCAAATACGACCGCGCCTCAACCGCGAAGGCGCCGAGAGCCAAACCGTCGAATCGATCATGCTGAACGATGCTCTTGCAATCCAACAGGATGCCGCCTTGATAGAGGCGATCGGCGCCCTGCAGAGGTCCGCCCAAACCGCGCTGATAGTCGTAGACACAGAGGGCCGCTATGTCGGCATCCTGAGCGATATCGACTTAATAGCTCCCGCTCACCAGGCGCTAAAACCACCGATGATCGGCGGATTGGCAACTCCCCTAGGCGTCTATCTGACCACCGCAACCGCACGAGCCGGTCCGGGCGACCTAGCCCTAGCGCTGACAGGAATGATGATGTTCGGCCTCTTTGTGATCTCCATGACAGCCGTTTCGGCCGGAGCCGAGCTCGTCCAAGCCAACACGTCATTTCCGCTCAAGAGTTACATGAACTCGCCCTTTGCCGGGGCATGGAACATGGCGGACATGGTCGGTGCGGCCGCTCGCGGGTTTCAGATCGTTCTCTTCTTGGCGCTTCTCAGATTTCTGCCGCTGGCCGGCGCTCACGCGGCCGAGCACAAAGTCGTCCACGCGATCGAGAGGGGAGAACCCCTGGTCTTAGAAGCGGTCCGGCGGATGCCGCGCGTGCACCCTCGATGCGGCACCAATCTGGCTGCCGCCGTCTTTCTCTTCTTGGGCATGACGCAGGCGTTCATGTATCTCTTTCCAGGCGCAGGGTCCGAAGGCCACACATTGATGGCATTGCTCTTCACGCTTTTCACCTGGAGGGGGTTTGGCGCCCTATTGCAGGCTGCCGCGACGACCAAACCGCCGAACGACCGACAGATAGAGGATGCCATCCGCGTTGGGAAGGAGTTGCTGGAGCGACATCGAAATCTTTCTCACGTTCAGCCGACCTTTGGCTTAAGGCTTTGGAACTCAGGGCTTTTTCAGGTGTTGATCGGCGGCCTCTTCGCCGGCACAATCGTCTCGGCGCTGCAGTTGTTCCTCGGCATTAGCCTGTTGCCTCAATAA
- a CDS encoding LON peptidase substrate-binding domain-containing protein, protein METGLRIPIFPLNAVLFPYAVLPLHIFEPRYLKMVDHCLETGEGFGVALLREGTEIDPEASPHSIGTLARITNLQRLDDGRLYLTAIGVERFHICDFDREEAYLQAGVEPWRERPWQHDNDAYMLMEEVTLAFEGHLRSMLEQEGLAMRRIEFPEDPVLLSFAVASSLPSDLGFKQRLLETRDTSERLRLLLDELREMSRQPRIKSFDPDRHAEMFTSN, encoded by the coding sequence ATGGAAACAGGCCTCCGCATTCCCATCTTCCCCCTCAATGCTGTCCTGTTTCCCTATGCCGTACTGCCCCTGCACATCTTCGAACCCCGCTACTTGAAGATGGTGGACCATTGCTTGGAAACAGGCGAGGGATTTGGCGTCGCGCTGCTGCGCGAAGGCACGGAAATCGATCCGGAGGCCTCGCCGCATTCTATCGGCACGCTGGCTCGAATTACCAATCTCCAGCGCTTGGACGATGGACGGCTCTATCTAACCGCGATCGGAGTCGAACGGTTTCACATTTGCGACTTCGACCGGGAGGAAGCCTATTTACAGGCCGGCGTCGAGCCCTGGCGCGAAAGGCCATGGCAGCACGACAACGACGCCTATATGCTAATGGAAGAGGTAACTCTCGCCTTTGAAGGCCATCTTCGCTCGATGCTCGAGCAAGAAGGTTTGGCGATGAGGCGGATAGAGTTCCCCGAAGATCCGGTGTTGCTCTCGTTTGCGGTAGCATCCAGCTTGCCTTCGGACCTCGGCTTCAAGCAACGGCTCTTGGAGACGCGGGATACCAGCGAGCGATTGCGCCTGCTTCTGGATGAACTCAGAGAGATGTCGAGACAGCCTCGGATCAAATCGTTCGATCCGGACAGGCACGCCGAAATGTTTACGTCCAATTGA
- the mutS gene encoding DNA mismatch repair protein MutS has product MSAPFSPKTPMLQQYFRVKAERQDALLAMQVGDFYEFYGEDAEIAAKALEITLTGRDDGDNGRVAMSGFPIHAAERYIARLVQKGFKVAVCEQAEDPKTAKGLVKRKVTRVLTAGTLLQDSMLPEGKSNYLVAAVFGDPVHGLGVVDVSTGEFLVTEISGERRQEKLMDELARLEPAEILVPAEHDELIRELEAAIPASITPFDVQRDLPRDARSVLLHHFGVANLRGFGCEEYSRGIEAAAMTLKYLQKNEIAALGHIQTLSTYSVERFMHLDSIARRHLEVSQNLQDGSRRLTLLSTLDQTQTPMGARMLKRWLDEPLLDPNPINERLDAVELLTAKGLLREEIRALLSKNADIERLVGRAATGAANARDLVALRSSLRLLPHLREALCKLIDGETKSAKMVNIASVVQPIEGVQQMLDRSLLDDPPATLRDGGMIKPGCEPELDQLREMTKSGKAWIAELEAKEKAQHGLPLKIGYNAVFGYYIEISKIHSDKAPPHYIRKQTTANAERYITPELKEQEAALVGAQEKIIALEYDVFCRVREAVARESADLLRIARAIAELDAMASLAEVAVRHRYVRPSVNLEDRLEIVGGRHPVVERFGGVAFVPNDCLLDESDQRLIILTGPNMSGKSTYIRQVALIALLAQAGSFVPADRASIGIVDRIFTRVGARDELATGQSTFMVEMTETANILNNATPRSLVILDEIGRGTSTYDGLAIAWAVAEYLADIGCKTLFATHYHYLNELTRQSPGVKNFRVAVKEQGDKVVWLHKVLPGGADKSYGIQVAKMAGIPNTALDRARHILTRFEDKGTALPETAFSTKTVQLTLFEAAAHPVVDEIKRIDLSEMTPVEALVMLDQWKRKIETD; this is encoded by the coding sequence ATGAGCGCCCCCTTTTCGCCTAAAACGCCGATGCTTCAACAGTACTTCCGCGTCAAGGCAGAGCGCCAGGACGCCCTGCTGGCCATGCAGGTGGGCGACTTCTACGAGTTCTATGGCGAAGATGCCGAGATCGCCGCCAAAGCCCTCGAAATCACGCTGACGGGACGAGACGACGGCGACAATGGCCGAGTTGCAATGTCGGGCTTTCCCATCCATGCGGCCGAACGCTACATCGCCCGCTTAGTTCAAAAGGGCTTCAAGGTCGCCGTCTGCGAACAAGCGGAAGACCCAAAAACGGCTAAAGGCCTTGTCAAACGAAAAGTAACCCGAGTCTTGACAGCGGGCACGCTGCTTCAAGACTCGATGTTGCCCGAGGGCAAGAGCAACTATCTGGTGGCCGCCGTCTTTGGCGATCCGGTGCACGGCCTCGGCGTTGTGGACGTATCGACCGGCGAGTTCCTCGTTACAGAGATTTCTGGCGAGCGGCGACAGGAAAAGCTGATGGACGAACTGGCGCGATTAGAACCGGCTGAGATTTTGGTGCCCGCAGAGCACGACGAACTGATCCGCGAGCTGGAGGCGGCCATACCCGCTTCGATCACGCCTTTCGACGTCCAGCGCGATCTGCCAAGGGACGCCCGATCGGTGCTCTTGCACCACTTTGGCGTGGCGAACTTGCGGGGATTTGGCTGCGAGGAGTACTCCAGAGGCATCGAAGCCGCGGCCATGACGCTGAAATACCTCCAAAAGAACGAAATCGCCGCGCTCGGCCATATTCAGACGCTATCGACCTACTCGGTCGAGCGCTTCATGCACCTCGATTCGATCGCGCGCCGACATCTCGAAGTGTCGCAGAACCTGCAAGACGGCAGCCGGCGCCTGACCTTGCTCAGCACGCTCGATCAAACGCAGACGCCTATGGGCGCCAGAATGCTAAAACGATGGCTCGACGAGCCGCTTTTAGACCCCAATCCCATCAATGAAAGGCTAGACGCGGTCGAACTCCTGACAGCCAAAGGCCTCTTGAGAGAGGAGATTCGCGCGCTGTTAAGCAAGAACGCAGACATCGAGCGCTTGGTCGGCAGGGCGGCTACCGGCGCAGCCAATGCTCGAGACTTGGTCGCGCTGCGCTCGTCTCTGCGCCTGTTGCCCCATTTGCGCGAAGCGCTTTGCAAGTTGATCGACGGCGAAACAAAGTCGGCCAAGATGGTTAACATTGCGTCCGTCGTGCAGCCTATAGAGGGGGTACAGCAAATGTTGGATCGATCGCTCCTGGACGATCCGCCCGCTACGTTGAGAGACGGCGGCATGATCAAACCGGGATGCGAGCCCGAATTGGATCAGCTGCGCGAGATGACAAAGAGCGGAAAGGCCTGGATCGCAGAACTGGAAGCAAAAGAAAAAGCACAGCATGGACTGCCCCTCAAGATCGGCTACAACGCCGTCTTTGGATACTACATCGAAATATCCAAGATTCACTCGGACAAAGCGCCCCCGCATTACATCAGGAAGCAAACGACCGCGAATGCCGAGCGGTATATCACGCCAGAACTTAAGGAGCAAGAGGCGGCGCTGGTCGGAGCGCAGGAGAAGATCATAGCGCTGGAGTACGATGTCTTTTGCCGAGTGAGAGAGGCGGTCGCCAGAGAGTCGGCCGATCTGCTCCGCATTGCGCGCGCCATCGCCGAGTTGGACGCTATGGCGTCATTGGCAGAAGTCGCCGTTCGTCACCGGTATGTTCGGCCAAGCGTCAACTTGGAGGATCGGCTTGAGATTGTTGGCGGACGCCATCCGGTAGTGGAGCGATTCGGCGGCGTTGCCTTCGTTCCTAACGATTGCCTCTTGGACGAAAGCGACCAAAGGCTCATCATTCTGACCGGACCCAACATGAGCGGGAAAAGCACCTATATCCGGCAGGTCGCGCTGATCGCGTTGCTGGCTCAGGCGGGCAGTTTCGTTCCGGCAGATCGGGCGAGCATTGGAATAGTGGATCGAATCTTCACGCGGGTGGGCGCCCGCGACGAACTGGCGACAGGCCAATCGACCTTTATGGTGGAGATGACCGAAACGGCGAACATACTCAACAACGCCACGCCGCGCAGCCTCGTGATCCTCGACGAGATTGGGCGCGGAACCAGCACTTACGACGGGCTAGCGATCGCATGGGCGGTGGCCGAGTATCTGGCCGATATAGGGTGCAAAACGCTCTTCGCCACTCACTATCACTACCTGAACGAGCTGACCCGGCAATCGCCAGGCGTCAAAAACTTCCGCGTTGCCGTTAAGGAGCAAGGGGACAAAGTAGTCTGGCTGCACAAGGTTCTGCCGGGCGGCGCGGACAAAAGTTACGGCATCCAGGTGGCCAAGATGGCGGGGATACCTAATACGGCGCTGGATAGAGCCCGCCACATCCTAACCCGATTTGAGGATAAGGGGACTGCCTTGCCAGAAACCGCATTCTCGACCAAGACGGTGCAACTAACCCTGTTCGAGGCCGCCGCTCATCCTGTGGTGGACGAGATCAAGCGGATCGACCTGAGCGAAATGACCCCCGTCGAGGCGCTCGTAATGCTCGATCAATGGAAACGCAAGATCGAGACCGACTAA
- a CDS encoding polysaccharide deacetylase family protein has translation MKAILGLVAICAALTGCDKATKEEAKASAPPDYVATAPFSGYKTVADFEKQDAAERKENVFYRKMIRGSEEKGGVAITIDHDLDPIKTPQLLKKLEGVGLFATIFVTGQQAEKHPDLVKKLFQAGHLVGNRSYHNVNMAKLDRGTAHAEWLKAKQAVAKATGDEAKFARPPGGAYTDPSILGAMKAGLVTVLWSDDFRKGARPDRVRSGSVILLDDSSLDQLDVLAKRLKGQFRFITVYDMDVERMTAPMRGGLQ, from the coding sequence ATGAAAGCGATCCTTGGATTGGTAGCGATCTGCGCTGCACTGACGGGGTGCGATAAGGCGACTAAAGAAGAGGCGAAGGCTTCTGCCCCGCCGGACTACGTGGCGACGGCGCCGTTCTCTGGCTACAAGACCGTTGCCGATTTCGAGAAGCAAGACGCCGCCGAAAGGAAAGAGAACGTCTTTTATCGCAAGATGATCCGTGGCAGCGAAGAAAAGGGCGGGGTCGCGATCACTATCGATCACGACCTGGATCCTATCAAGACCCCTCAGTTGCTGAAGAAGCTGGAAGGGGTCGGTCTGTTCGCAACGATTTTTGTTACCGGCCAGCAGGCCGAAAAGCATCCCGATCTGGTCAAGAAGCTGTTTCAGGCGGGACATCTGGTGGGCAATCGAAGCTATCACAACGTGAACATGGCCAAGTTGGATCGAGGCACGGCCCACGCAGAATGGCTGAAGGCAAAGCAAGCAGTCGCCAAGGCTACCGGCGATGAAGCCAAGTTCGCTCGACCGCCCGGGGGGGCCTACACGGATCCATCGATTCTTGGCGCGATGAAAGCCGGCTTGGTAACCGTGCTTTGGTCGGACGATTTTCGAAAGGGCGCCCGGCCTGATCGAGTTAGGAGCGGCAGCGTTATTCTGTTGGACGACAGTTCCTTAGATCAACTTGACGTACTGGCCAAGCGTCTGAAAGGCCAATTTCGATTCATCACCGTATACGACATGGATGTGGAGCGGATGACGGCGCCTATGCGAGGCGGCCTGCAGTAA
- a CDS encoding phosphodiester glycosidase family protein: MRLLSGLLLIGSVALGWAQSVAIESKSALGVPIKVITANLNDKKVKVSGVMTRQTGRPESVYSLLAKAQPTAAVCGTYFCKKTKMPIGDIVIGGNLAHYGGRGTSMGITRDNKVVFMRAPQFRRQDWRDYDYLVAAGPRLITDGKAYVDARSEGFRDPRIYSPAPRTAVGVTKHNKLIVVVTRKPITLTKMAQVMKALGAVNAIALDGGGSSTLYYRKKMVIAPSRPLTNLLVVYEAPEVYDRVKGRLGPDNQIAKR, translated from the coding sequence ATGCGCTTGCTCTCTGGACTGCTGTTGATCGGCTCCGTTGCTCTTGGCTGGGCTCAATCGGTCGCGATCGAGTCGAAGTCGGCCCTCGGCGTTCCCATCAAGGTGATCACAGCGAACCTCAACGACAAGAAGGTCAAAGTCTCCGGCGTGATGACGAGGCAGACGGGCCGTCCAGAATCGGTCTACTCTCTGTTGGCAAAAGCCCAACCGACCGCGGCTGTTTGCGGCACCTACTTCTGCAAAAAAACCAAGATGCCTATCGGCGACATCGTGATCGGCGGCAACTTAGCGCATTATGGCGGCCGAGGCACCTCTATGGGCATCACGCGCGACAACAAGGTCGTCTTTATGCGCGCCCCCCAATTCCGTCGGCAGGATTGGAGAGACTACGACTATCTAGTGGCTGCGGGCCCGCGATTGATCACAGATGGTAAGGCCTACGTGGACGCTCGTTCTGAAGGATTTCGAGACCCCCGAATCTACAGTCCTGCGCCGCGCACCGCAGTGGGCGTTACCAAGCACAACAAACTGATCGTGGTCGTTACAAGAAAGCCGATCACCTTGACCAAGATGGCGCAGGTGATGAAAGCTCTCGGCGCGGTGAACGCGATCGCTCTGGATGGCGGCGGCTCGTCAACGCTCTACTATCGCAAAAAGATGGTAATTGCCCCAAGCCGACCGCTCACCAATCTGCTGGTCGTCTACGAAGCGCCCGAAGTCTATGATCGCGTGAAAGGCCGCCTTGGGCCGGACAACCAGATCGCAAAGCGATAA